Genomic DNA from Dehalogenimonas lykanthroporepellens BL-DC-9:
CCAAGATGCGTCCGCTATGGTTCTACCATCTATGGTCTATATCGAAACTTACTCATCATCCGGAGTCGCTTCAGGTTCAGGTGTTATAATGGATGAGAATGGCTATATTTTAACTAACAAACACGTGGTCGAGGGCGCCACTGATGCCATAGTCATCACCCAGGACCGACGGATATATGAAGTAGTAAACATTTGGGAAGATAATCTTATGGATCTGGCGGTCATTAAGATCAACGCCCAGAATCTTGTAGAAGCGGAATTTGGGAATACATCTAACTTAAGAATCGGTGATACCATCGTCGCCCTGGGTAACCCGTTAGGTTATAATCCGGCCGATTACGGTAGCACGATTACTGCCGGCATTGTCAGTAATCTGGCAAGCTATTGGTATATTGAACCAGGTTACTGGTACCCGGATCTTATCCAATTCGACGTTTTCATCACTAACGGCAATAGCGGTGGACCGCTTATTGACCTTGACGGCAAGGTCATCGGTATTAACAGCCTGGGTGAAGACGCAGGTATTAACTATGCCATCAACGTAGCTACCGCCGAGCGGGTTTATAATAATCTGGTCAACTCCCAACAGAGCATCCATCCATATCTAGGTATTGATATCTGGGACTACGAACAACCGATCCCCGGTGAATCCTCGGCTACTCAACTGCTGGGCGCTGAAGTCTGGGATGTTGCCCCCGGGTCACCGGCGGCAGTCGCCGGACTTAGAGTCGATGATGTAATTATCAGTGCCAACGGGCAGACAATTGGTCTATCCATTGACCTTATACGATTGTTGTGGCGATTGGACGCAGGAGACTCGCTGTCTCTTTTTGTTGAGCGCGACGGAACAGCGATTGAATTTACTATTAATCTATCCCAACGTCCATCATCTACCGAAATGTATATTTTCTAGTAATCGACCGACCACGAATCATTAAACCGGAGCCGTCGGTGTGTTCTACTGCTCCGGTTTATTTACAAATATATTTTATTTGGCATCGTCAGAAATAAGTAAAGAATAGGTGCCAACTTATCCGCGCTAAGTTCCGCGGTGCAGGTACGTCGATTTGAGAATGATGCCAACAACAACCTACCGGTCAGACAAACAGGTACTTATTTTAACGAAGACCAGGGAATAAACCCGCTTGCTTAAATGCCGATACGATTGCCTTTAACAAATTCTCGGTCGATAGACAGGGATATATATATGATTGACAGTAGCAGTTGTAACAACCGAAACCTTTTTCTAAAGGAGAGCGGCCTGCCGGGGCGGATGATTTGGTTTTCTGACCCGTAGCTGAGCTTAAAAAGTCTTGATGACGGTCAGTATACCCAGTATCGCCAGAAACCAGGGCAAAAAGAAAGCCAGTTTCTGCCGATCAATGTGACGGGAAAGGGCGATACCGACCTGGGCGCCGACAATGACCCCGGGAACGGCAAAAAGGGCGATGTGGCCGATAACCCGGATATCTTCAGCACTGGCGGCAGTGAAATAGGAGATATTGAACAGCGACGCCGTCAGGGCGGTCACCGCGATGACAAAGACCGAAGTTCCGGCGGCCATGGCCGGACTCATCCCCAGTTTTTTGACGAAATTGTAGCCGTTGATTTCACCCAGCCCGGATGAAACCAGCCCGACCATGGTGCCGCCGACCGCGGAGGACAGAAACAGCACCGGCTCCCGGCGAAAGTCACGCCAATAATCATATCTGTATTTTTTTATGGCTTCGGCGGTATCGTGAGGATGAAGGGGCGTATTGGTGGGTGTTACACCGCTTTCCTTGCGCAGGAAAGCCACTGCCAGACCCAGCAGAAGAACGGCCAGACCGTATTCCAAGATGTGAGGTGGCAGGTTCTTGCCGACGAAGGCCCCGACCACAGCGAAGAGCACCGTCAGCGGCAACAGCCGGGTGCCCAGATGAAAATTAACCAGTTTCTTTCTCATGAAACCGATAAAGCCGCTACCGAACCCGGCGACCTCTATCAGCAGACCGAGGGCGATGGCGACATCGATGCGCAGTGACAGCGCCAGGGCAAAAAATGGGGAAAACAAGACCGCACCGCCGATGCCGAAAAACATGGCGATAGCGGCGATGGCTACGGCAACCGGAAACATGAACCAGTAATCGAGAAGTTCCATACAATATAAAGTCTAACTGTCAGTGACGGCTACGGCAACTCATGGTAGCGCCGGACCAGCGGGTCGAGCCCGGCACGTTCGAAAGCACCCATCACCTGCCGTTCCAGAATGTCGGGGGCATCGCTGAAGAACAGATGCGACCGGCAACGGCAATCAGTCGCGCCGAAACCGGAAACACCGGGCAATCCGGCCAGACCGTCAGCGACGGCGCATTCCAACCGGACATCGATTTTGGCACAGACAATAGTGAATATCACACTCCGTTCCAGAAGGTAATCGATATGCCAGTGCTTTCTTTTATTCGGACGCAGGTGCCGATTGATACGGGCTTCGAGACCGCTCATCGCCGAACCGATATAAGTGTAATAACCGGCATCCAGTGTGAACACCTTACAGCGGGTACGGACAACAGCGTTTTGAGGTAAATCCAGCAGAATGGCATAAATACCGTTGGTCACAAGTTGATTATACCAGCGGCTATAGCCGTTTTGACATGCCAGGCATTTTCATAAATAATCGGCTATCTATTATGGATATCTCTCTGATAATCTTGGTCATAATTTCATCGTTGGCGGCTTCAACTATCGCAGCGGTGGCCGGATTCGGCGGCGCGATAATCATGCTTCCGGTACTGGTGTTAGCTTTCGGCGTTCAGGACGCCATCCCTATACTGACCATATCTCAGCTCATGGGCAATCTATGGCGAGTAATCTTAAACAGGACTGTACTTAATTGGCCGATAGTCCGCCGTTTCGCCCTGGGGGCCATACCGACCGCCGTCATCGGCGGGATTATATTTGCTGTAGCACCGGCGGGGGCACTGACCCGAGTGCTGGGCATATTTTTATTATTAATAATCGTATACCGCCATACTGCCTGGGGCAAAAACCAGCGCATGAGCCTGGCCGGGTTTCTGCCGCTGGGTGCCGCCAGCGGCCTCATGTCGGCCACCATGGGTGTGGTCGGTCCCGTCGCCGCGCCATTTTTCCTGGCATATGGTCTGGTTAAAGGCGCCTATATAGGTACCGAGGCGATGACCACCGTAGTCATGCATATCACCAAGCTGGGAGTGTACGGCGGGTACAATCTGTTGGACCTTAACACTATTCTCATCGGCCTGGCAATCGGTGTAGTGATGTTTCTGGGAACCTATCTGGGCAAACATATACTGGATAGAATACCCGAAGGGATTTTTCCATATATCATTGAGGGTGTGCTGTTATTCTCTGGAATCATGTTCATCGTTCAGGGCTGACCGGCACTGATTACTAATAGTAAATCTAGATCAAAAATTATTTTTTACATTCACCTATCCGGGTCATCTCTGCGCCGTTATATATGGTGAAACTGAATGACAAGGAGAAACAAGTGAAAAACAAATTGCTACTCAGCCTTGCGGCTCTGATGCTGGTAACCGTCGGTATTTTTGCCAGCGGATGCGCCGGAACTACTGCCGTATCCGGGGATAGCCAACAGTCCGGAATCTGGGTCAGCGGCAACGGCAAGGTCAGCGTTACCCCTGACACCGCCAATCTAAGCCTGGGGGTTCAGGTGGAAGCGGTCGGTCTGGCTGAAGCCAACCAGCAGGCCGCCGATGTCATGGACGCGGTCATCGAAGCCCTCAAAGACAACGGGATAGCCGAAAAGGACATCACCACCAGCGGCTTCAACATCTCTCCGGTATATGAATACGACAAGGAAACCGGCCGTAATTATATCCGGGGCTACCAGGTCAGCAACACCGTCAATCTCAAGGTCCGCGAGATTGAGAATACCGGTGCGGTTATCGATGCCGCGGTTGCCGCCGGCGGCGACGCCGTCCGCGTCAGCAATATCTATTTCTCCATCGACGACCTTAGCCCGGCCCAGGACGACGCCCGTGAACTGGCTCTTCTGGACGCCAAGGCCAAGGCTGAACAAATCGCCCGTGTCACCGGTGTCAGCCTGGGCAAAGTCACCTATGTAGCCGAGACCTCTTCCGGCGGCGCCCGTGTGGAAGCGCCGGGAATGGTAAATGACGGCAAGGAAGGCTCTGTCACCCCGGTACTGCCCGGCGAGACCGACGTCGTCGTCACCGTTCAGGTTATCTACTCCATCAAATAGTGTTCCCTGCCCGCCTGGAGATAGAGGAAGCGCTCCGAAATTGGAGCGCTTCCTCACTTTTATCATCAGGCTTCATTATTGACGTTTCAATTTGGCGAAGCCGAGCAGGAGTTTCTTGAGACCGACGTCCTTAAAGGAGACGACAATCTCGAAATCATTTCTGACGGGCATGGAGGAAATGACGACGCCGTCACCGAATATCGGGTGAGCGACCTTGTCTCCGGTCTTATAGGGGGCGACGGCAGGTTTTCCTGCGGGAACCCTTGTCTGTGACGGCCCCCCGGCGGAAACAGGCGGCCTGCCGGTTGAGGGAGTCCCCACTCGCCCTATGGTCGGGGGCGCCGACCTGGGCGAAGAAGCCCCAGTCCTGGCGTGAACCGGAGGTGCCTTGGGCAGGGTGCCGGTGGTCAATTCATTTGGAATGGCTTCAAGGAACCGGGAAGGGTCATTCAGCATACTGCCACCCATAAGATTGCGCCGGAACGCCCTCAACAGATAAAGCCGCTCTCTGGCCCGGGTGACACCGACATAGCACAACCGGCGTTCTTCTTCCATCTGTGCCGGGTCATCCAGCGACCGGAAATGCGGCAGGACGCGTTCCTCCAGACCGACGATGAAAACCACCGGAAACTCCAGTCCCTTGGCCTGATGCAGGGTTATCAGGGTGACGCCGCCTTCGGTTTCGTCCAGATTATCAATATCCGATACCAGACTGACGCTTTCCAGGAACGGCGACAAAGCCTCGCCCGGTGGCAGGGCGGCGAACTGCTCGGCCACAGTATGAAGTTCAGCGATGTTTTCCATTCTTTCCTGACCGTCAGGCTGGGCTTCCAAAAAAGCCCGGTATCCCGTTCGCTCCAGAATTTCGTCGAATAGTTCCGTCAGGCTTTTTTCAGCGGCGGCCTGAATAAACGATTCAACCATGCGATAAAAAGAGGCGAAAGCGCCGATGGCCCGAGCGCTCAAAGGCGGTTTTTCACCCTCGCCGGCCGAAGCCGCCAGAGCCTCGAACAGAGACAGCCCCTGCCCGCGGGCCCAGTTCTGCAAGTCGGCTATGGACTTGTCTCCCAGCCCCCGTGCCGGCACATTGATGATACGCATAAGACTGACGGAATCGGCCGGGTTATGTATCAGCCGAAAATAGGCAATGAGATCCTTGACCTCCCGTCTTTCATAGAACCGGGTACCGGCTACCAGCTTGTAAGGCACCCCGTAACGAATGAAGTATTCCTCCAGGACCCGGCTCTGGGCGTTGGTCCGGTACAACACCGCCATGTCGGATAGTTTGTATTGACCGGACGCGCTGAGCTTTTCAGCCTCCCGTACCACCATCTGGGCTTCTTCCTGTTCATTGTAAGCCTCAAGGATACACAGCGGCTCCCCGGAACCGTTTTCCGTCCACAACTTGATGTCCTTGCGCTTCTGGTTATGGGCGATGATGCCGGAGGCGGCTTCCAGAATTTTGGAAGTGGAACGGTAATTCTGCTCCAGGTAATGTACCGACCGGTCAGGAAAGTCTTTTTCGAAATTGAAAACGTTGCGCAAATCGGCGGCTCGCCAGGAATATATCGACTGGTCCGGGTCACCGACGACGGCGATGTTGCGATAATGGCCGGCCAGCAGTTTGACCAGTTCGTATTGCACCAGGTTGGTATCCTGAAACTCATCGACCATGATATGAACGTACCGTTCCTGGTAGCGCTTGAGTATCTCCGGCCGGCGCTGGAAAAGAAAGACGGTCTTGAGCAGTAGGTCGTCAAAGTCCAGGGCGTTGTTGGCGCGGAGCATCTTCTCATACTGCTCATACATCCGACCGACGATTTCTTCCAGGTAACTATGGGCCTTTTCCCGGAACATTTCCGGGGTTTGCATCCCGCTTTTGGCCTTGGAGATGGCACCGGATATGGTCTTCAACGGAAACTTCTTGGGATCGACGCCTATTTCTTCGGCTGACCGCTTGAGCAGTTTTTCCTGGTCATCGGCATCGAATATGACGAATTCCCGGGCGATACCGATAGCCTGGCCTTCCTTGCGCAGGATGCCGGCACAGATGGCATGGAAAGTACCCATGGTGATGTCCTTGACCGAACCGGGGGCCAGTTTTTCCAGCCGCTCCTTCATCTCCCGTGCGGCCTTGTTGGTGAAGGTCACCGCCATAATCCGGTGGGGCGCGATGCCCACTTCCTTAATCAGATAAGCAATGCGGTAGGTAATGACCCTGGTCTTGCCGGAACCGGGGCCGGCGACTATCAGGACGGGACCCTCGATGGCTTCCACAGCCTGGCGTTGGGCGGTGTTCAAATCAGCAAGTATCTTCATATCAAAGAAGTTTATTATATCATTATCGGCCCGGCGGGTCAGTTTGTGTATTCAATTTTGTATGACTTGCCTCCCACGTCCGCGTAGTTCATAATTCTATCGTTTTGGAAATCCTTATCGGCATAATTCTGGCGGTCATACTGTTCCTGGCGTTGTGGGTCATCGCCGGGGTGTACCGTCACCTGCAATAAAACTACCCTCTGGACTCGACGTTGAAAATACTGCTGGTCAACCCCGCAAAAAAAGATAAGGAATTCTTCGGCCACCATTCGGTTTTCCCCAACAGTCTGCTGTATATCGCGGCGGTGCTGGAACAGGCCGGACACGAGGTGGCGATATACGATAACCAGGTGGACCCGCGTAACCCTGAGGATTTCGCCGAATTCAATCCGGATATCGTCGGCTTTTCGGTGCTGACCGGGCCGGTCATCGAGGAAGCGCTGACCCAGTCCGCTGAATTCAAAAGGCTCAACCCGTCGGTCGCCATCGTCTGGGGTAGCGCCCATCCCTCGGTACTGCCGGAGCAGACCCTGGCCGAATCGGTGATAGACTATGTTGTGGTCGGCGCCGGTGAATACGCCATGCTAGAACTGGCCGAAGAGCTGAAAGCGCCGGAACCCCGGCTGGATAAAATCGAGGGCCTGGGCTGGAAACGCGACGGAAAAATTGTCATGAATCCGCCCCGCCCGTTCATCGACGACCTGGATGCCCTGCCGGACCCGGCCTGGCACCTCATCAATGTGCCGCTATACTGGGACAAGTCACTCAATACCAGCCGGGGCTGTCCCGGTAAATGCACCTTCTGTTACAGTCCGCTATTCCATAAAAGCTACATCGGAGAACTGTCAGCCGAGCGCATTGTGGCCCAGATGGAAATCCTGTACCAGCGATACAATATCCGCTTCATCCGTTTCTTCGAAGATACCTTCACCGGCAACCGGGAGCGACTCCGCCGTTTCTGCCACCTGATGATAGAGAAAAAACTGCCGGTTTACTGGGACTGCGATTCCCGCATCGGACTGACCGACGAGGACATCGCCCTCATGGCGCGCGCCGGCTGTGTTTCGGTCGGCCTGGGCGTGGAAACCGGCTCTCAGCGACTGTTGAAATTCATCCGCAAGGGTATCGGCGTGGAAACGGTGGTCAAAACGGTATCCCGCCTGGTGCGTCATCGTATCATGCCCCGGCTGTACTTCATCGCCGAACTGCCAACGGAAACCATGGAAGATTTCCGCCAGACACAGAATCTGATCCGCCGCCTGGGCAAGCCGCCCTATCAGTACATGCCCTATACGCCCTTCCCCTGCACCGAACTGTACGACTACTGCGTCCGGGAAAAACTGCTCCGGCCGCCGAGTTCCCTCAGAGAATGGGCCGGCATGGGCACGCTGGCGGCGATGAATCCCTATTACCTGGAAGTGCCTCGGGACATGATTGACGCCGCTCTGGCGGACCTCTACCGGGGATATTTCATCCGGCCGCTGTGGTTCAGCTTGAAGCGGATGCCCTGGTATTTCACCCGATTGAAACCGACACCGGCCGAGTTGTGGCGGGGTTTCAGAAGATTCCTGAGCTACTGGCGCTCCAGCCCCTGACCGAATGATAGTGGTTTGACCAAAAGGGCGGTGACACACTATTCTGTGCCGGACAGAACATAGAAAGGGCCCACTTCTATCATGACCGATATCATCCGCAGAGAACCGGTCGGCGAAAAATACGGCATCACCGCCGAGATAGTCACCCATCGCGTCTGGCCGCTGGAGGCCAACACGCTGGTACTGCACCTGCCGGAGCCGCGGCCGTCGCTGACTTCCTACCTGGGATATCGCCGGGTAACGACGGTGTGTAATTTCTACCATCCCAAGGACCTGTGGCATGCTATCGATAACCGGCGGTTGACCTTCGGCCATTATTTCCGATGGATTCACCGGGAAGCGCTGAGACAGATAGTGCCCGGACAGAAGGCGGCCTTTCTGTCCACCGGGGTCGATATGAAATACCACGCCGTAGCCGAAGAGGCTTTCGAAGAAGTCTGGGTTCAAGCCTGGGTCACCGCCGGAGTGGCCACCAACGCTATCCGGGTCGGCCGGGACACCGCCTTCGGCATTGAACGTAGCGGCACCTGGCAACCCTTCGACGACCACCGGATGCCGGCCCCCGGTACCATCAATATCATCGTGCTGACCTCGGCCACACTGGGTCAGGCCGCCCTGGCCTCATCTTTCGTAACCATTACCGAAGCCAAGACCGCGGCGCTCCAGGATATGGATGTCCGCAGTTCTTACAACCCCGAGTGGTCGGCGACCGGAACTTCCACCGACCAGATATGCGTGGTTTCGGGGAACGGGGACGAATGCTGGTTCGTGTCCGGACAGGTCAAGCTGGGGGAACTCATGGCCCGGGCGGTTACCCGGGCGGTCAAGGCCGCCATCGAAAAATGCCGCGCCGCCTGCGAACAGGATTGAGAGGCAGTCATGCTGGGAGCCATCACCGGTGACATCGTCGGTTCAATATACGAATTCGACAACAACCGCCAAACATCGTTTCCGTTATTCACCCCGGAATCCGACTTCACCGACGACACCGTGCTGACGGTGGCAACCGCCGAATGTCTGTTGTCCGGTGGTGATTATACTGTCTTTTATAAGGAATATGGCCACCGGTTCCCCGGACGCGGTTACGGCGGCCGTTTTCAGGAGTGGCTGGAATCCAACAGCACACTACCTTACAACAGCTACGGCAATGGCTCGGCGATGCGGGTTTCGCCGGCCGGCTTCGCCTTCAGGACACTGGAGGAAACCCTCTACGAAGCACAACGTTCCGCCGTTGCCACTCATAATCACCCTGAAGGTGTTAAGGGTGCCCAGGCGGTGGCCGCCGCCATTTTTCTGTCCCGGCGCGGCCGCGCCCGGGAATACATCCGAGAATTCATTACCAATGCTTTCGGATATGATCTCAGCAGAAGTTCAGATGAAATCAGGCCCGGTTACGCCTTCAACGAAACCTGCCGGGGGTCGGTGCCCGAGGCCATTATCGCCTTCCTGGAATCAACGGATTTCGAGAGCGCCCTCCGGCTGGCCGTCAGCCTGGGCGGTGATTCCGATACCATAGCCTGTATCACCGGAAGTATCGCCGAGGCATATTACGGCGGCGTACCGGAACCGATTGCCGCCGAAGTGTGGCGCCGTCTGCCGGATGAACTGGCGGAAGTGGTGGATCGATTCCACCGGCGATTCGCGATATGAAGTTTTCGACAGACCGTAACCGCGCAGGCTACAATACTGCAATGTATAACAAACCCGGCAAGCTGTTGACTAAATCCCGGTTCATGGCCGGTTTACAGTGCCCGCGTTACCTGTGGTTGACCACCAACCAGCCAAAAAGCCTGCCGGCGCCGGACCTGGTCACCCGGAACGTTTTCGACCAGGGGCACCAGGTCGGCGAACTGGCAAAGAAGCTCTTCCCCGACGGCGTCGACCTGGCAGGTCTTGGCTTTCAGCAGTCCATCACCGAAACCGCCCGACGCCTGAAGTACCGGCAACCGGTTTTCGAAGCGGCTATCCGGGCTGGTCAGCTTTACGCACGTATCGATATCTTGGCCCCGGCCGCCAATGGGGGCTGGGATATCGTGGAAGTCAAGAGCAGTACCTCCGTCAAGGAAGAGCATACCGTTGACGTAGCTTTTCAGAAGCATGTGGCGGTCGCTTATGGCCTGCCCGTCAACCGGTGCCGTCTGACTCACCTGAACCGGGACTTCGTCAAGAACGGCGACATTGACCCGAATGACCTGTTCATCGTCACCGATATCACCGACGAGGTTTCGGAACTCTCCGGCGGCATCGCCGACAGTGTCGAGGATATGCTGAACACCATATCCGGGAACTGCCCCGACCCCTTCATCTCGCGCGCCTGTAACTACCCCCATATCTGTCCGTTGAAGCCGGAGTGCTGGCAGGTACTGCCGGAACACCCGGTGACCAGCCTGTACCGGGGCGGTGAAAAAACCGACGAACTGTTGCGAATGGGTGTCACCGGCATCACCGATATTCCAGCCGGTTTCAGCCTCAACGAGAAGCAGTCCATCCAGCTGGAGTGCGTCCGCACCGGCCGGGACCATCGCAACCGGCCTGAATTGCGGGATTTCCTGAAAAGCCTGCCCTACCCCCACTATTACCTGGATTTCGAGACATTCAATACGGCCATACCGTTGTTCGACGGCACCCGGCCTTACCAGCAGGTGCCGTTCCAGTTTTCCCTGCACACCGCCGCCGCTCCGGAAGCACCACTTGAACACCGCGGATTCCTCTACCGTGGCCAGGGTGACCCGCGTCCGGAATTCATCAGCGCTTTAAGAGAGGCGTTGGGGGACGGCGGCCGTATCATCGTCTATAATCAAAGCTTCGAACAGGACATTCTGGAACGACTGGCCGATGCCTTCCCGGAGTACCGGGAGTGGGTTGCCGATGTCATCGACCGAATGGCGGACCTGCTGGTGCCGTTCCGGGCTTTCCACTACTACCACCCGAACCAGCGGGGCAGTGCCTCGCTGAAGAACGTCCTGCCGGCGGTAACCGGCACCGGTTACGACGGGCTTAATATCGCCAACGGGCAGGTGGCCAGCATCAGGTATTTCAACGCGGTGTACGGCAATAAAAACGAGGCGATGGCGGAGTTGTTCGCCGACCTGGAAGAGTATTGCGGGCAGGATACCGAAGGCATGGCCTGGATAATGGACAGGCTGAAGATTCTGGCCGAAGACGAACCGACCAGTACTAATGACATGGCTTGAATATACCCAAGTACTATTGACTCCGGGCGACCACCCTGTTATGTTGCTTCTGGAGGGAAATATCCATGACCGTACCTTTGGAAAAACTATTGGAGTTCATCGTGGCCCGGAACGCCACCGATCTGCACCTGACGGTATCCAGTGTGCCGGTACTGCGCATCGATGGCGAACTCATTCCCCTGCCGGAAATCCCGTCGCTGACGCCGTCGGATGTCGAAGATATTCTGGGCCGAATCACGACTCCGGAACAACGCAAGGCCTTCGATATCAAACACGAAATCGATTTCACCTACAGTATAAGCGGCTTTGCCCGTTTCCGGGTCAGCGCCATCCGCCAGCGAGGTTCTATCAGCCTGGCGATTCGCCCGATACCGTTCAAGATTCCCTCCATCGATGAATTCGAACTGCCGCAAATCTGTAAATCACTGGTCGTCAAGCCCCGGGGGCTTATCCTGATAACCGGGGCGGCCGGCACCGGCAAATCCACCACCCTGGCGGCCATGATCAACCACCTGAACGAAACGGTCAAACGTAACATCGTCACTGTCGAGGATCCGATAGAATTCCTGTTTCCGAACAAACAATGCCTTATCCGGCAACGCGACCTGGGTGATGATACCATGTCCTTCAACAGCGCCCTGGTTCATAACCTGAGACATGACCCTGACGTGCTGGTCATCGGCGAAATGCGCGACCTGGATACCATGAGCACCGCCATCACCGCGGCCGAAACCGGCCATCTGGTACTGGCCACCCTGCATACGGTCGATGCCGCCCAGACCATCGACCGCATAGTAGATGTTTTTCCGCCGGAGCAACAGCGCCAGATACGATACCAGCTTTCCCAGGTGCTTTTGGCAGTCCTGTCTCAGAAACTTCTGCACCGCGTCGGCAGTGGCCGCATCGCCGGTTTCGAGATAATGTTGAACAACGCGGTGGTTTCCAAGCTGATACGGGAGGAAAAAGTTTTTGACCTCCAGTCCAATATTGAAATCAGCACTAAGGAAGGCATGCAGACCATGGATCAGGCGCTGGCGTCGCTCATCCGCCGCAAGGTCATCAGCCGAGAGGAAGGACTGCTTCAGGCTTCCAGCCCGGCCCGGCTTCAGCAGTTACTCCGACCTGATTACGATGGGCACGGTTAAGGTCTGGACATCGTCAGCCCGCCATACGGCGAACAATGGTTTCTCTGGCCGGTAATTCCGAGCGCCGGGGGCCGTATTCGTACAGATTCTCTATGCCGGACAGTACTCGGTCCACAATAACCGCCAGTACCGCGGCCGGAACGACGCCTTGTAGAATATAAGCCACATTATCCTGAGCCAGTCCGGCCACCACCGGCGCGCCCAGGCCGCCGGCGCCGATGACGGCGCCGATCATGGCGGTACCGATATTGATTATCACCGAAATCCGGATGCCGGCCAGAATAACCCGAGCCGACAGAGGCAGTTCCACACGAAACAGAACCTGAAAGCGGCTCATACCCAGCCCGCGCGCGGCATCGACGGCGGCGGCAGGAACGGCATTGATGCCGGCGATGGTATTGCGGACTACCGGCAGTAACCCGTAAAGAAAGAGGGCGAAAACGGTCGGCTCCAGGCCAAATCCCAGCACCGGAACCGCCAGCGCCAGGACGGCGACCGGGGGAAATGTCTGACCGACCGATAACAGATTGGTCACTATGGGCTG
This window encodes:
- a CDS encoding binding-protein-dependent transport systems inner membrane component (PFAM: binding-protein-dependent transport systems inner membrane component~KEGG: hch:HCH_00159 ABC-type proline/glycine betaine transport system, permease component) is translated as MTSRWFGWTALGVGIIVFAVVLANPDWWSGLLAAMFPEQRQVLYTRSSLSQLTLEHLGLVGLSSGLTVLLGLPLGIWVTRRSGLDFQPIVTNLLSVGQTFPPVAVLALAVPVLGFGLEPTVFALFLYGLLPVVRNTIAGINAVPAAAVDAARGLGMSRFQVLFRVELPLSARVILAGIRISVIINIGTAMIGAVIGAGGLGAPVVAGLAQDNVAYILQGVVPAAVLAVIVDRVLSGIENLYEYGPRRSELPARETIVRRMAG